GGAAGGGCAGATGCGCGGCCAGGACCCCGTCAAGGCGCTGGCGCTGGCGGCGCTGTATATCGCCGACGAGCTGTTCCGCGCCCGCGAGGAGCTGTCCAAGTTCGAGGGCGACCTGCCCAAGCGCATCGGGGCGATGGTGGACCTGCTCGAGGCGATCGTCCCCGCCAAGGGCCAGCGGTAGCCGAAGTATCTCTTGACTGGGTGGGGCCCCCGGGGGTACACAGGGGAAGCCCTGCGCTGTTTGTGATGTCGGGGGGAAGTTTCAACCTCGATACACATGAGGACGCCGCTCAAGAGGGTGGTGCGCATGCCCCTCACACGAGGGGAAGCCTGAAGCCCTCCATTTTGGCGCCCACCTGGCTTGCCAGGTTCGAAACACCGTCGGCACACGGCAGAGGCGGGGCGCCTCCTTCGTTGACTTTCCTTCCGCAAAGAGTCTATACTTTCGATGGTTTTTCGCTGTCGCGAAGGTCCTGATCGTCCTTATCAGTCCGGGGCCGTCCCCGGTTGGAGATAGCAATGGACGTCAAGCTTGTCCTGATCATCCTGGTTCCGCTCGTCGCCCTCCTGGCTCTCTTCGTCGGCTACATGGGACACAAGCTCGCGACCGCCCGCAGGCTCGGCGACGCCGAGACACGCGCCAAGCGCATCCTCGACGACGCCCAGCGCGCCGTGGAGCAGACGCGCGCGGAGGCCGAGGGCAAGTTCCGCGAGGGCGAGGCCCGCATCCGCACCGTCGAGCTCGAGGCCAAGGAGACGGCGCTCAAGGCGCGCAGCGAGCTCGAGCAGGAGACGCGCGCGCGCCAGAAGGAGATCCAGGAGGTCGAGCGCCGCGTGGTCCAGCAGGAAGAGCAGCTGGCCCGCCAGCTCGACCAGCTCGACCGGCGAGAGAGCGAGATCCAGTCTCGCGACCGCGCGCTGGGCGAAAGGGACAAGAGCATTGTCGCGAAAGAGGCGCAGCTGAATTCCGCGCTCGATGACCAGCGGAGGAAGCTCGAGGGCATCGCCGGTCTCACCGCGGAAGAGGCCAAGCGGCAGCTCATGGCCCAGGTCGAGGTCGAGTCCCGTCGCGAGGCCCAGCTCCTCGGGATGCGGCTCGAGGAGGAGGCGAGGGAGACCGCCCAGGTCAAGGCGAGGGAAGTCCTGGCCACGACGATCCAGCGGCTGGCGCCCGACTACACGGTCGAGACCGCGGTGTCCATCGTGAACCTGCCGTCGGACGACATGAAGGGGCGCATCATCGGCCGCGAGGGGCGAAACATCCGCGCGCTCGAGCTACACACGGGGGTGGACCTGATCGTCGACGACACGCCCGAGGCTGTCCTCATCTCCGCGTACGACCCGTATCGTCGGGAGATCGCGAGGCTGGCGCTCCAGAAGCTGATCGCCGACGGGCGCATCCACCCGGCGCGCATCGAGGAGGTCGTCGAGAAGGTCAAGAAGGAGATGGAGGACCACCTCAAGGAAGAGGGCGAGAAGGCCTGCTTCGAGGTGGGCGTCCACGGACTGCACCCCGAGCTCGTCAAGCTCGTGGGGCGCATGAAGTTCCGAACTTCGTACGGCCAGAATTGCCTCCAGCACTCGAAGGAAGTCGCCTGGCTCGCGGGCATGATGGCGGCCGAGATCAAGGCCGACGTCAAGCTGGCCAAGCGCATGGGGCTGCTCCACGACATCGGCAAGGCGCTCACGCACGAGCAGGAGGGCAGCCACCCGGAGCTCAGTCTGCAGGTGCTGACCAAGTACGGCGAGTCGCCGCAGATCATCAACGCCGCGCTCTGCGGCCACGAGAACGTCGAGCCCGAGACCATCGAGGCGGTGCTGACCGAGGCGGCCGATGGCATCTCCGCGGCCCGGCCCGGCGCGCGCCGCGATGTCCTCGAGAGCTACATCAAGCGCCTGGCCAAGCTCGAGGAGATCGCCATGTCCTACAAGGGCGTGGAGATGTGCTACGCGATCCAGGCCGGGCGCGAGCTCCGCGTCATGACCAAGTCCGAGCAGATCTCCGACCTCGACGCCCACCAGCTGGCCAAGGACATCTCCAAGCGCATCGAGGCCGAGATGCAGTACCCCGGCCACATCAAGGTCATCGTCATCCGCGAGACACGCGCGGTGGAAGTGGCGAAGTGAAGCGCCCAACGAGGATCCCTCTGGTGGCGACGCGGATGCTCAATGCCTAAGCCGCTCACCATCCTCTGCGTCGGCGACGTCTTCGGAGAGCCGGGGCGCAAGGCCGTGCACGCGCTCCTGCCGCGCCTCCGCAAGCAGCACGAGGCCGACCTGGCCATCGTCAACGTGGAGAACGCCGCGGCCGGCTTCGGGGTTACGCCGCTGATCGCGCGGACGTTCCTCGAGCATGGTGTAGACGTGATGACCTCCGGCAACCACATCTGGGACAAGAAGGAGATCATCGAGTACATCGGGAAGGAGAACCTGCTCCTCCGCCCGGCCAACTTCCCGGCGGGCGCCCCCGGTGTCGGCCACGTGACCGTCAAGGCGGGCCCGCACAAGGTCGCGGTGCTGAACCTCATGGGGCGCGTGTTCATGCTGCCCATCGACTGCCCGTTCCAGAAAGCCGACGAGATCCTGCCGGAGCTCCGCAAGGACACGCCGATCATCATCGTGGACATGCACGCCGAGGCGACGAGCGAGTCGCAGGCCATGGGCTGGTATCTCGACGGGCGGGTCAGCGCCGTGGTGGGGACGCACCGGCACGTGCAGACCGCGGACGAGCGCGTGCTGCCGCAGGGCACCGCCTACATCACCGACCTCGGCATGACGGGTCCGACCGACTCCGTCATCGGCGTGGACAAGGACCTCGCGCTCCAGCGCTTCCTCTCGCAGATGCCGAACCGCTTCGAGCCCGCCAAGGGCCCAGTCGCCCTCCACGGCGTCGTGATCCGGATCGACCCTGACACGGGCCGGGGGCTGTCCATCGAGCGGCTGCGCGTCCCTCTCCCCGACTAAGGCCGGTGCAGATCCTCGAGGGCAAGGCGGTCGCGGCGAAGGTCCTGGCCGAGGTCAAGGCCGGCGTCGCCGCCCTCACAGCCAGGACCGGCGTCCAGCCGACGCTCGCGGTCGTCCTGGTCGGCGAAGACCCCGCGTCCCAGATCTACGTCCGCAACAAGAAGCGCGCGGCCGACGACGTCGGCATCGCCTCGCGCGACTTCCTCTTCCCCGCCGGCTGCTCCCAGGCGGAGCTGTCCGAAACTATCCGGAAGATAAACGGAGACTCATCCGTCCACGGCATCCTCCTCCAGCTGCCGCTGCCCAAGGGGCTGGACGAGAACGAAGCCGTCAATGCCATCGCCCCCGCCAAGGACGCCGACGGCCTGCACCCGGTGAGCCTGGGCAATCTGCTGGCGGGCAAGCCCTCCATGGTCCCGTGCACGCCCGCCGGCTGCCTCGAGATCCTGGATCATTACGGGATTCCGCTCGAGGGCGCCGAGGCCGTCGTGGTCGGGCGCTCGCGTCTCGTCGGCAAGCCGCTGGCCCAGCTGCTGCTCGCGCGCAATGCGACGGTGACCATGTGCCATACGCGCACGCGCGACCTCGCCGGGCACTGCCGCCGCGCCGACGTCCTCTGCGTGGCCGCGGGCAGGCCGCGATTCATCACCGGTGACATGGTGAAGGAGGGCGCCGTCATCATCGACGTCGGCGTCAACCGCCTCGACACGGGCAAGCTCGCCGGCGACGTGGATTTCGACTCTGCCTCGAAGCGGGCGCGCGCGATCACCCCCGTGCCGGGCGGCGTCGGTCTCATGACCGTGGCCATGCTCATGCGCAACACCCTCCTCGCGGCCACGCGCCAGCTGGGT
The sequence above is drawn from the Candidatus Methylomirabilota bacterium genome and encodes:
- a CDS encoding cell division protein ZapA — protein: MSEMQRVEVEILGQKYTIRSEADPKYVRDLAAYVEKRVKSVEGQMRGQDPVKALALAALYIADELFRAREELSKFEGDLPKRIGAMVDLLEAIVPAKGQR
- a CDS encoding TIGR00282 family metallophosphoesterase → MPKPLTILCVGDVFGEPGRKAVHALLPRLRKQHEADLAIVNVENAAAGFGVTPLIARTFLEHGVDVMTSGNHIWDKKEIIEYIGKENLLLRPANFPAGAPGVGHVTVKAGPHKVAVLNLMGRVFMLPIDCPFQKADEILPELRKDTPIIIVDMHAEATSESQAMGWYLDGRVSAVVGTHRHVQTADERVLPQGTAYITDLGMTGPTDSVIGVDKDLALQRFLSQMPNRFEPAKGPVALHGVVIRIDPDTGRGLSIERLRVPLPD
- the rny gene encoding ribonuclease Y is translated as MDVKLVLIILVPLVALLALFVGYMGHKLATARRLGDAETRAKRILDDAQRAVEQTRAEAEGKFREGEARIRTVELEAKETALKARSELEQETRARQKEIQEVERRVVQQEEQLARQLDQLDRRESEIQSRDRALGERDKSIVAKEAQLNSALDDQRRKLEGIAGLTAEEAKRQLMAQVEVESRREAQLLGMRLEEEARETAQVKAREVLATTIQRLAPDYTVETAVSIVNLPSDDMKGRIIGREGRNIRALELHTGVDLIVDDTPEAVLISAYDPYRREIARLALQKLIADGRIHPARIEEVVEKVKKEMEDHLKEEGEKACFEVGVHGLHPELVKLVGRMKFRTSYGQNCLQHSKEVAWLAGMMAAEIKADVKLAKRMGLLHDIGKALTHEQEGSHPELSLQVLTKYGESPQIINAALCGHENVEPETIEAVLTEAADGISAARPGARRDVLESYIKRLAKLEEIAMSYKGVEMCYAIQAGRELRVMTKSEQISDLDAHQLAKDISKRIEAEMQYPGHIKVIVIRETRAVEVAK
- the folD gene encoding bifunctional methylenetetrahydrofolate dehydrogenase/methenyltetrahydrofolate cyclohydrolase FolD; this encodes MQILEGKAVAAKVLAEVKAGVAALTARTGVQPTLAVVLVGEDPASQIYVRNKKRAADDVGIASRDFLFPAGCSQAELSETIRKINGDSSVHGILLQLPLPKGLDENEAVNAIAPAKDADGLHPVSLGNLLAGKPSMVPCTPAGCLEILDHYGIPLEGAEAVVVGRSRLVGKPLAQLLLARNATVTMCHTRTRDLAGHCRRADVLCVAAGRPRFITGDMVKEGAVIIDVGVNRLDTGKLAGDVDFDSASKRARAITPVPGGVGLMTVAMLMRNTLLAATRQLGVS